Proteins from a single region of Procambarus clarkii isolate CNS0578487 chromosome 32, FALCON_Pclarkii_2.0, whole genome shotgun sequence:
- the LOC138370479 gene encoding probable inactive protein kinase DDB_G0270444, with product MTSAALPSLRLVELLWAWCIYDVVTVSVEVNVSVVVKASIEVKANIEVKANIEVKASIVVKANSVVKANIEVKASIVVKANIEVKANIEVKANIEVKANSVVKANIEVKASIVVKANSVVKANIEVKANIEVKANIEVKANIVVKANIVVKANIEVKANIEVKANIEVKANIVVKANIEVKANIEVKANIEVKANIEVKANIEVKVNIEVKANIEVKANIEVKANIVVKANIEVKANIEVKANIEVKANIEVKANIEVKANIVVKANIEVKANIEVKANIEVKANIEVKANIVVKANIEVKANIEVKANIVVKANIEVKANIEVKASKSEDSRYNDLINREKSHN from the exons ATGACGAGCGCTGCACTCCCGTCTCTGCGTCTCGT AGAGCTGTTGTGGGCCTGGTGTATCTACGACGTGGTTACTGTCAGCGTCGAGGTCAATGTCAGCGTGGTGGTTAAGGCCAGCATCGAGGTTAAGGCCAACATCGAGGTTAAGGCCAACATCGAGGTTAAGGCCAGCATCGTGGTTAAGGCCAACAGCGTGGTTAAGGCCAACATCGAGGTTAAGGCCAGCATCGTGGTTAAGGCCAACATCGAGGTTAAGGCCAACATCGAGGTTAAGGCCAACATCGAGGTTAAGGCCAACAGCGTGGTTAAGGCCAACATCGAGGTTAAGGCCAGCATCGTGGTTAAGGCCAACAGCGTGGTTAAGGCCAACATCGAGGTTAAGGCCAACATCGAGGTTAAGGCCAACATCGAGGTTAAGGCCAACATCGTGGTTAAGGCCAACATCGTGGTTAAGGCCAACATCGAGGTTAAGGCCAACATCGAGGTTAAGGCCAACATCGAGGTTAAGGCCAACATCGTGGTTAAGGCCAACATCGAGGTTAAGGCCAACATCGAGGTTAAGGCCAACATCGAGGTTAAGGCCAACATCGAGGTTAAGGCCAACATCGAGGTTAAGGTCAACATCGAGGTTAAGGCCAACATCGAGGTTAAGGCCAACATCGAGGTTAAGGCCAACATCGTGGTTAAGGCCAACATCGAGGTTAAAGCCAACATCGAGGTTAAGGCCAACATCGAGGTTAAGGCCAACATCGAGGTTAAGGCCAACATCGAGGTTAAGGCCAACATCGTGGTTAAGGCCAACATCGAGGTTAAGGCCAACATCGAGGTTAAGGCCAACATCGAGGTTAAGGCCAACATCGAGGTTAAGGCCAACATCGTGGTTAAGGCCAACATCGAGGTTAAGGCCAACATCGAGGTTAAGGCCAACATCGTGGTTAAGGCCAACATCGAGGTTAAGGCCAACATCGAGGTTAAGGCCAGCAAGAGCGAAGACTCAAGATATAATGACCTCATTAACAGGGAAAAAAGCCACAATTGA
- the LOC138370480 gene encoding paternally-expressed gene 3 protein-like — protein MGTEDPADRPGAEDPADSPGAEDPADRPGAEDPADSPGAEDPADSPGAEDPADSPGTEDLTDSPGAEDPADSPGTEDPPDSPGAEDPADSPGTEDPADSPGAEDPADSPGAEDLTDSPGTEDLKDSPGAEDPADSPGAEDPADSPGAEDPADSPGTEDLTDSPGAEDPADSPGAEDPADSPGAEDPADSPGAEDPADSPVAEDPADSPGAEDPADRPGAEDPADSPGAEDPADSPGAEDPADSPGTEDPADSPGAEDPADSPGAEDLTDSPGAEDPADSPGAEDPADSPGAEDPADSPGAEDPADSPGTEEPADSPGTEDPADSPGTEDPADSPGTEDPADRPGAEDQADSPGAVDQADSPGAVDQADSPGAELMATVTYGTG, from the coding sequence ATGGGAACAGAGGACCCGGCAGACAGGCCTGGAGCAGAGGACCCGGCAGACAGTCCTGGAGCAGAGGACCCGGCAGACAGGCCTGGAGCAGAGGACCCGGCAGACAGTCCTGGAGCAGAGGACCCGGCAGACAGTCCTGGAGCAGAGGACCCGGCAGACAGTCCTGGAACAGAGGACCTGACAGACAGTCCTGGAGCAGAGGACCCGGCAGACAGTCCTGGAACAGAGGACCCGCCAGACAGTCCTGGAGCAGAGGACCCGGCAGACAGTCCTGGAACAGAGGACCCGGCAGACAGTCCTGGAGCAGAGGACCCGGCAGACAGTCCTGGAGCAGAGGACCTGACAGACAGTCCTGGAACAGAGGACCTGAAAGACAGTCCTGGAGCAGAGGACCCAGCAGACAGTCCTGGAGCAGAGGACCCGGCAGACAGTCCTGGAGCAGAGGACCCGGCAGACAGTCCTGGAACAGAGGACCTGACAGACAGTCCTGGAGCAGAGGACCCGGCAGACAGTCCTGGAGCAGAGGACCCGGCAGACAGTCCTGGAGCAGAGGACCCGGCAGACAGTCCTGGAGCAGAGGACCCGGCAGACAGTCCTGTAGCAGAGGACCCGGCAGACAGTCCTGGAGCAGAGGACCCGGCAGACAGGCCTGGAGCAGAGGACCCGGCAGACAGTCCTGGAGCAGAGGACCCGGCAGACAGTCCTGGAGCAGAGGACCCGGCAGACAGTCCTGGAACAGAGGACCCGGCAGACAGTCCTGGAGCAGAGGACCCGGCAGACAGTCCTGGAGCAGAGGACCTGACAGACAGTCCTGGAGCAGAGGACCCGGCAGACAGTCCTGGAGCAGAGGACCCGGCAGACAGTCCTGGAGCAGAGGACCCGGCAGACAGTCCAGGAGCAGAGGACCCGGCAGACAGTCCTGGAACAGAGGAACCGGCAGACAGTCCTGGAACAGAGGACCCGGCAGACAGTCCTGGAACAGAGGACCCGGCAGACAGTCCTGGAACAGAGGACCCAGCAGACAGGCCTGGAGCAGAGGACCAggcagacagtcccggagcagtggaccaggcagacagtcccggagcagtggaCCAGGCAGACAGTCCTGGAGCAGAGTTAATGGCGACTGTTACTTACGGAACTGGTTAA